GCCAGCCTCGCGCGTCATCGCAGCTCGGTGGGCGTCCGAACGATGCTGCATTTTTCTGACGCATTGGCATCCGCCCGCGACGGGCCTTTATAGGAGCGGGAGCTGAACTTCTATCTCGGCCTGATCAGGCAATCTGTCCAGCGATGAGACTGTGATGCCGATCAGTCGTATGCCCTTTGCGACTGGAAACAGCGGCGCGAGCAAGGACACCGCAAGGGCCTCGATATCCGCCGATGCCGAAATCGGACCGCCGACCGTCCGGCTCCGCGTGATCTGCTGGAAATCGGCGTATTTCACCTTCAGCGTCACCGTCCGGCCGCGAATGCCGTTCGCCTCGCAGTGGCGCCAGACCTTGGCAATGAGCGGTACGAGCTCAGCCCGCGCGGCGTCGAGCTCGAAGACATCGGTGGCGAAGGTGTCCTCGGCGCCGACCGACTTCCGTGGGCGGTCGGGCTCGACGGGCCTTTCGTCGATCGCCCGCGCAATCCGATAGTACCAGGAGCCGGCTTTCCCGAAATTCTGCTGCAGAAAGGCGAGTGGCTTCGTCTTCAGATCGGCCCCCGTCTCGATGCCGAGACGCTGCATCTTCGCAGCCGTCGCTGGACCGACGCCGTGGAATTTCTTGATCGGAAGGGCCTCGACGAAGGCCGGCCCCTGACGAGGAGTGATCACGAACTGTCCGTTCGGTTTGTTCTGATCGCTGGCCATCTTCGCGAGGAACTTGTTGTACGAGATGCCGGCTGACGCGTTGAGACCGGTCACCGACTTGATCTTCTCCCGGATCAGCTCGGCGATCGTCGTAGCGACCGGGATATGCTGATGGTTCTCGGTGACGTCGAGATAGGCCTCGTCGAGCGAGAGCGGCTCGATCAGATCGGTGTGCTCGGCAAAGATTTCGCGGATCTGCGCGGAGACTGCTCGATAGACCTCGAAGCGCGGCGTCACGAAAATCAGCTCCGGGCATTTCCGCTTCGCCGTGATGGAGGGCAGGGCGGAGCGCACGCCGAACGCCCGCGCCTCATAGCTGGCCGCGGCGACGACGCCGCGCGCGGCCGACCCGCCGACAGCAACGGGCTTGCCGCGCAGCTCGGGATTGTCGCGCTGCTCGACCGAGGCATAGAACGCATCCATGTCGACATGAATGATCTTTCGGTAGGAGCGAGGCGCCGCTTCGGCCGTGGAGCCCCCGACGGCCATGATCTCCAGCTCGGAACCGTCCATGATGGCGTCCGTCGCGCTGCCGGAGGTGATCGCCATACCCTTGCCTCACGTCCTGTCAGGGGCCGGCGTCACAGCAGCATATCCTCTTTGGGCTCCTTCACCGGCGGCTCGACGACCACGAGCATGTTGCCGGGTAGTGGCCGCTGGAGGTGCTTCACCTCCTCCCATGAACCGGTGAGCCACAGATCGACTTCTTCGTGTGTCGTGAGGATCGCTGGCATCGCCTTGAAGTGAATCGGCTTGACGATGTCATTCGGCGAGGTGGTCAGGAAGCCGTACAGCTCGAACTCGCGCTCGCCGTCGCGAACTTTCTTGACGCCCTTCCAAGGCGTCCAGAACCCCGCGAAAAACATCAACGGCCGGTCCGGGTTCTGGGCAAACCAGGCGTTCGGAACCCGTGCGCCGGGCACTTGGCTCGCCGGGTCCGGCTCGGCGAAGGACGTGAACGGCACGACGCACCGGCTAGTCGGACCGAGCCAGCGGCGCCACCACGAGGAACTGACATCTCGGATGTTGGTGACGCCGGGGTCGTAGTTTTTTCCTTTGAGGTATCCTGGCGGCGTCGGCATGCCCCAGGTGGCGCGCACGATTTCCCGCTGTCCATCCTCCCCGACGCGAACGATCGGGGCCAGCGTGTTCGGATAGACATCGAAGGACGCCTCGTTCCATCCCGCCTTATCGCGGAACGCCTTGGTGAACTGCAGCACCGCATCGCGCGTCGTCGTGACATTGTACAGATTGCACACCGGGCAGAGCCTCCTAGCGCCACATGCCGCGCATCCGGGCGCCGACATCGACGCGGACCTGTCGCGCCTGTGCGTTTCCTGCGGGCCCCGCGGTGATCATTGGCCACGCCCGGCCTTCGAACAAGGACAGCAGCTTCGGCGGAATGAAGCGCGTGCGCGAGGCATAGACATGGCGGTCGCCGGTCGCCGATTGTCCGTGGGTGAAGAAGCGCTGCGGCACCACGAGCGAGAGATTGTCCTTCGCCCGAGTCATCGCGACATAGAGCAGCCGGCGTTCCTCCTCGATCTCCTCTGTCGTGCCGACGCCGAGGTCCGAGGGGATGCAGCCGTCGACCGTGTTCAGCACGAAGACCGATTTCCATTCCTGGCCCTTCGCCGAATGGATGGTGGAGAGGATCAGATAGTCCAGCCTGCCCGGAGGTCGCGTCGGGAGGATCGAGCGTCAATTCGGTCAGGAACCGTTCGCGGGACGGATAGCCTGCCGCGATGTCCTCGAGCTGCAGCAGGTCGGCCTTGCGCATCTCCGCATCCTCATGGATGCGTTCGAGATGCGGCTCGTACCAGTTGCGGACCTGTCCGATCTCCGCCGGCCAGCCGGTGCCGCGCTCGCGCAGGTCGCCCAGCAATGTGACGAAGCCCGGCCAATCGGCCGCGGCGCGGGGAGGGCAGGGCAGTTCGGCAAGCGTGGCGACCGGGTCCGGCCGGTCGGCCATGGCGTCGAGCACCGTCTGCGCCGACGACGGGCCCACACCCGGGAGAAGCTGCATTACCCGGAAGCCAGCGACACGGTCGCGCGGATTCTGCGCGAAACGCAGTGCGGCCAGCATGTCCTTCACATGCGCGCTGTCGAGGAACTTTAGCCCGCCGAATTTGACGAATGGGATGTTGCGGCGGCTCAGCTCGACCTCCAGCGGCCCGCTATGGTGGCTGGCACGGAACAGGACGGCCTGTTCCTTCAGGCGCATGCCGGCTTCCCGGTTCTCGAGAACCTCCTCCGCCACGAAACGTGCCTGGTCCGCTTCGTCGCGCACCGTGACGAGGCGCGGGCGCTCGGCGGATTCGCGCTCGGTCCAGAGGTTCTTGGTGAACCGCTCCCGGGCGAGATCGATGACGCCATTGGCGGCCGCCAGGATCGGCTGCGTCGAGCGGTAGTTGCGATCGAGCGTGATGATCTCCGCCGGCGGGCTGAATTCCTTCGGGAAGTCGAGGATGTTCCGGACCGTGGCCGCGCGGAAGGAATAGATCGATTGCGCGTCGTCCCCGACGACGGTCAGCCCGCGTCCCCCAGGCTTCAGCGCCGTCAGGATCGAAGCCTGAAGCCGGTTGGTGTCCTGATATTCGTCGACGAGTACGTGATCCCAGCGCCCGCCGATATCGTCGGCCAGGACTGGATCGCCGACCATCTGCGCCCAATAAAGCAGGAGGTCATCGTAATCGAGCACGTTCTGGACCTGCTTGGTCTCGACATAGCCCGCGAACAGCTCGCGCAGCTGCGCCTCCCACTGCGCGACCCAGGGAAAGTTCGCGCGCAGCACGTCCTGCAGCGGAGCTTCCGCATTGACCGTCCGCGAATAGATCGCCAGGCACGTTCCCTTGGTCGGAAACCGGCTTTCCATCTTCGAAAAGCCGAGCTGATGGCGCACGAGGTTCATCAGGTCCGCACTGTCCTCTCGATCATGGATGGTGAACTGCGGATCGAGACCGATCTGGTCGGCATAGTCGCGCAGCAGCCGCGCGCCGATGCCGTGGAAGGTGCCCGCCCAGGCGAGCGCGTCGGTGAGCACGCCGGCCCTGTCTCCCAGCACCCGGGCGCAGATGCGCTCGACGCGACGCCCCATCTCGGAGGCCGCGCGCCGCGAGAAGGTCATCAGCAGGATCCGGCGCGGATCGGCGCTGTTGACGATCAGATGGGCGACCCGATGCGCCAGCGTGTTGGTCTTGCCCGACCCGGCGCCGGCAATGATCAGCAGCGGCCCGCCGACCTTGCCGTCGGCGAGGCCCACGCCATGCTCGACGGCGCTGCGCTGTCGGTCGTTCAACTTTTCCAGATGCGCCGCGCCGCCCATATCCCCGTCCCCGTATCCGCTTGAGAATCAACAACCATCCGCGAATACACGGACATTACTCGCTCCGATCTATCGTCGCCGTTACCGAAGAGTCTTTCGCGAGTCCGATTGACTCAGCCGCCAATTGAGAACAAATAAAGAACATACCAGCGGAGAGACCCCTTGCAAAGCCCTGAGGAGCAGCCTTTTTCGACATGCCGAAGCCCGCCGTCAGTTCCATCGCCGAGCTTCGCGAGCGCATCCAGCGCCTCGAAGGCGGGGCGGGCCGTGGGCGGAAGGTTCTGCCGTTCGGTCTGCCGCAGATCGACCGGCGGCTTCCGGGAGGCGGGCTGGCGCTCGGCTGCCTGCATGAGGTGGCGGGCGGTGGGAATGGCGCGGTTGATGGGGCTGCGGCCGCCTTGTTCGCCGCCGGTGTTGCGGCACGCGTTCGCGGCAAAGTGCTGTGGTGCGTCACCCGCCAGGATTTGTTCGCACCGGCGCTCGCCCAGGCGGGGCTTCTTCCCGGCCGGGTGATCTTCGTTGAGGCGGGCGACGAGAAGGCGCTGCTCGCCTGCATGGAAGAAGGGTTGCGCCATGGGGGGCTCGGCGCCGTCGTCGGGGAGGTGGCACGGCTGTCGATGACCGCGTCGCGCCGCCTGCAGCTCGCGGCGGAAGGCTCCGGCACCATCGGCATCGCCGTGCGGCGCTGGCGGCGCGCGGCGGAGGTGGCGGATTTCGGGCAGCCGACGGCCAGCGTCACACGCTGGCGCGTCTCGGTCTTGCCCTCCGAGCCCCTTCCTGTCCCCGGCGTCGGACGCCCCCGCTGGCTGCTGGAACTGATCCGGTGTCGCGCCGGAGAAAGCGCGGATTTTGAAGTGGAATCCTGCGATGCACAGGGTCGTATCGCTCTATTTTCCGAGATGGCCGACGGATCGCCTCAGACGGAAATCGGGCGACGCCGCGCCGCCCTCTGAGGCACCGCTTGTCCTCATTGGTCGAGAAGGGCGGCGGCGTGTGGTTCTCGCCGCGGACCTTGCCGCCCTGCGGGCAGGGTTGCGCATGGGCATGCCGGTGACCAAGGCGCAGGCTCTCGTTCCTGGCCTCGTCGTCATGGACGCTGATCCTCGCGCAGACGCCGATGGCCTGGCCCGCCTGGCGCTCTGGGCGCTGCAACGCATCTCGCCGATCGTCGCCGCCGATCCGCCCGACGGGCTGGTGATCGACACTACCGGCGCCGACCATCTTCATGGTGGCGAGGCCGCCATGCTGACATCGATGGTGCAGCGTTTCGCGGCGTCCGGTGTCGAAGCCCGCGCCGCGCTCGCCGATAGCTGGGGGGCCGCCCATGCCTGCGCCCGCTTCTCCGGTCGGCCGGCGCTCGTGATTCCGCCCGGCGAGAGCGAGGCCGCGCTGAGCGACCTGCCGATCGCAGCGCTACGGCTCGATTGCGGCATCGTCGCGGATCTGCGCACGCTCGGCTTCGAGCGCATCGGCGAGCTCGCCAGCCAGCCGCGCGCGCCGCTGGCGCTGCGCTTCGGGCCGGAGATTGGCCGCCGCCTCGACCAAGCCCTTGGGATTGCCGCCGAGCCGATCGATCCCATTCGCGCGCCAGATCTGGTCGAGGTCCGACGGGCCTATCCCGAGCCTATCGGCGCCGCCGAAACCATCGCCCGTTATGTCAGCAAGCTCGTCACCGAGCTGTGCGAGCAGCTGGAAGCCAGGGGACTCGGCGCCAAGCGGCTCGACCTGCTGTTTCACCGGGTCGACAATACCCGGCAGGCAATCCGGGTCGGAACGGCGCTGCCCGTGCGTGACGTGCGCCGCCTCACCCGCCTGCTCACTGACCAGATCGAGAAGGTCGATCCCGGCTTCGGCATCGAGGTGATGACGCTCGCCGCCACCCTGGCCGAGCCGCTTGTCGCGAAGCAGGCGATCTCGTCGCTCGTGGAAGAGCCCGAAGCCGATGTGTCCGATCTGGTCGACACCCTCGCCAACCGGGTCGGGGAACGCAGCCTCTACCGCTTCGCTCCCGTCGCCAGCGACGTGCCGGAACGCTCGGTCACGCGAGTGCCGGCGCTCGCTCCCGAGGATGACGCAACCTGGCATGGCGACTGGCCTCGCCCGCCTCGGCTGCTGCCGCGTCCCGAGCCGATCGAGACCCTGGCGCTCCTGCCCGACCATCCGCCGGTCTGGTTTACGTGGCGCGGCATTCGCCGGCGCGTGCGTCGGGCCGACGGACCCGAGCGGCTGTTCGAGGAATGGTGGAAGCGGGACGCCGAGCTGTCGGCCGTGCGGGACTACTTCCGCGTCGAGGATCATGGCGGCGAGCGGTTCTGGATTTTCCGCGCCGGCGACGGCGAGGATCCCGAGACCGGCTCGCATCGATGGTTCCTGCACGGAATCTTCGGATGACCGGCCCCCGCTACGCCGAGCTCCAGGCGACGTCGCATTTCTCGTTCCTGCGCGGCGCCTCGTCCTGCGAGGAGCTATTCGAGCAGGCGAAGATGCTGGACATCGAGGCGCTCGGCATCGTCGACCGAAATTCGCTGGCCGGGATCGTGCGAGCGCATCAGGCGGCGAAGGAAGCCGGCATCCGGCTGATCGTCGGCTGCCGCCTCGATCTCGTCTGCGGGATATCGGTGCTGGTTTATCCGACCGATCGCGACGCCTATGCCCGGCTTTGCCGGCTCCTCTCGTTGGGAAAGAAGCGCGGCGGCAAGGCGAAGTGCCGACTCGAATGGGCCGATCTCGCCGCCTATGGCGACGGTTTCATCGCTGTGCTTGTGCCGGACGAGGCCGATGAGACCTGCGCGCTCCGGCTTCGCCGGCTTCGCGAGGCCTTCGCCGACCGCGCCTTCCTGGCGTTGACACTGCGCCGGCGGCCCAACGACCAGCTACGCCTGTGGCAATTGTCGAACATGGCGGCCGCAGCACGCGTGCCGATCGTCGTGACCAACGACGTGCTGTTCCACGAACCCGGCCGGCGCATCCTGCAGGATGTCGTCGCGGCGATCCGGCACAATGCGACGATTGACGAGCTCGGCTTCCGGCGTGAACGGCACGCGGACCGCCACCTGAAGGCGCCGGCCGAAATGCACCGGCTGTTTCCGCGCTATCCCGAGGCACTCGCACGCACGATCGAGATCATGGAGCGCTGCCGCTTCTCGCTCGACGAACTCGCTTACCAATATCCGGAGGAGAAACTGTTTCCCGACCTGACGCCCCAGCAGGCGCTGGAGACGTTGACCTGGGAGGGCGCGGCGCAGCGCTATCCCGAGGGCCTGCCCGGCAAGGTCCGGCGCAACCTCGAGCACGAATTGCGGCTGATTGAGAAGCTCGAATACGCGCCGTATTTCCTGACCGTCAATTCGATCGTCCGTTTCGCGCGATCACGGGGGATTCTCTGTCAGGGCCGTGGTTCGGCTGCTAACAGCGCCGTCTGCTATGTCCTCGGCGTCACCAGCATCGACCCGGATCGCAACGACCTGCTGTTCGAACGTTTCGTCTCGGAGGAACGCCGCGAGCCGCCCGACATCGATGTCGATTTCGAACACGAGCGGCGCGAGGAGGTCATCCAGTGGGTCTACGAGACCTATGGCCGTGACCGGGCCGCGCTGTGCTCGACCGTGATCCGGTACAGGGGGAAGGGCGCCATCCGCGATGTCGGCAAGGCGCTCGGCCTGCCGGAGGATTTGACGAAGACTCTATCCTCGCAGGTCTGGGGCTGGTCGGAAGGCGTCGAGCAGAAGCATGCTGAGGGGCTGAATCTCAACATGGGCGATCGCCGCCTGCGGCTGGCGCTGGAGCTCGCCCATCAGCTGGTCGGCACGCCCAGACACCTTTCCCAGCATCCCGGCGGATTCGTTCTCACCCGCGACCGCCTTGACGAGCTGGTGCCGATCGAGCCCGCCGCCATGGTCGACCGCCAGGTTGTGGAGTGGGACAAGGACGACATCGACATCCTGAAATTCATGAAGGTCGACGTTCTGGCGCTGGGCATGCTGTCCTGCATGCGCCGCGGCTTCGACCTCCTCTCCGAGCACAAGGGGATCGAGCTCGATTTGGCGACGATCCCGCCGGAGGATCCGCGCACCTACGCCATGATCCGCCGCGCGGACACGTTAGGGACGTTTCAGATCGAAAGCCGTGCCCAGATGGCGATGCTGCCGCGCATCCGTCCGCGCACCTTCTACGACCTCGTCATCGAGGTCGCCATCGTGCGCCCCGGCCCGATCCAGGGCGACATGGTCCACCCTTATCTGCGCCGGCGCGAGGGCAAGGAGGATGTCGTCTATCCCAAGCCTGAGCTCGAGGCGGTGCTGGGCAAGACCCTCGGCGTGCCGCTGTTTCAGGAGCAAGCGATGAGGGTGGCGATCGAATGTGCCGGCTTTACCCCTGGCGAGGCTGACCAGTTGCGCCGCGCCATGGCGACCTTCAAGCACACGGGTGGGGTGTCGAAGTTCGGTGAGAAGCTCATTGGCGGCATGGTCACCCATGGCTATGAGCGCGATTTCGCCGAGCGCACCTTTCGCCAGCTTGAGGGCTTCGGCTCCTATGGTTTTCCGGAGAGCCATGCGGCTTCCTTCGCCTTGATCGCCTATGCCTCGTCCTGGCTGAAGTGCTGGCATCCGGACGTGTTCTGCGCGGCGCTGCTGAACGCCCAGCCCATGGGCTTTTACGCGCCGGCGCAGATCGTGCGGGACGCGACGGCGCACGGCGTCGAGGTTCGGCCTGTCTGCGTCAACACCTCACGGTGGGACTGCACGCTGGAGCCGCGCGATGCCGATGACGGTTGCTTCGCCGTTCGGCTGGGGTTGCGCATGGTCAAGGGACTCGGCAATGCCGAGGCTGCGCGTCTGGTCTCCTGCCGCACCGATCAGCCTTTCCTGTCGGTCGATGACCTCTGGCGCCGCGCGCGCATTCCGTCGGCCGCCCTGGTCGAACTCGCTGAGGCCGACGCCTTCCGCCCGGCGCTTGGTCTCGCACGCCGTGAAGCGCTTTGGGCGATCAAGGCGCTGCGCGATGAACCCCTCCCGCTGTTCGCCGCTGCGGCCGTCCGGGAAGCTTCACCGGTTCCAGAACAGGATGAGCAGGTCGTTGCTCTTCGCCCCATGGCCGCTGGCGGCGAAGTTGTCGAGGACTACGGGCATGTGGGGCTGACCCTGCGTGATCACCCCGTTTCCTTTCTGCGAAAAGATCTGGCGCGACGGCGCATCATCACCTGCGCCGAAGCAATGGCCTCGCGCGACCGGCGCTGGGTCGAGGTCGCAGGCCTCGTGCTCGTGCGGCAGCGTCCCGGCTCGGCTAAGGGGGTGATGTTCATAACCCTCGAGGATGAGACTGCCGTCGCCAACCTCGTCGTCTGGCAGAAAGTGTTCGAGACGCATCGGCGCATCGTGCTCGGCGCCGGCATGATCGGCGTGCGGGGGCGCATTCAGCGGGAAGGCGAGGTGGTTCATCTCGTCGCCCATAACCTGACCGATCTCTCGGCCGAGCTGGCCAGCGTCGGAACGCGCGACGGCAGTTTCCCGCTCTCACATGGGCGTGGAGATGAGTTCCACCACGGTTCGCCGACGCCTGACCCGCGCGGTCTGTCGAAGGGACCGCGACCGCGCGACATCGTGGACCCGTATGGCCACATCGACGAGATCAGGGTGAAGACCCGGGATTTCCGGTAGCGGCGAGGACCGCTGGCCGGGGATTTTCCGCCCACCTGAGTCGAAAGCCGATTTCGCGCGTTTAGGTGGGGAATGACCAAGGGAGGACCCTATGACCAGACGCGAACTTATCGATACGGGCACCGACAAACGCTATGTCCGTCGCGACGAGCAAGGCCAATTCAAGGAATCCGACGATGTCGGCAGGTCGCTGGCGCAGGACGTGCGCAAATCGGCGAAGATGAAGGTGAAGGCGGGCGAGGGCGACAGGGGCGACCGCAAGCGCTAGCCCTGCCGCGATGAAGATCGCGACCTTCAACGTCAATGGCGTAAATGGCCGGCTTTCGGTGCTGCTGCGATGGTTGGCCGACGCACAGCCCGACGTCGTGTGCCTGCAGGAGCTGAAGGCACCGGACGAACGGTTCCCCCGCCGCGAGATCGAAAAGGCCGGATACGGCGCCATCTGGCATGGGCAGAAGAGTTGGAACGGTGTCGCGATCCTCGCGCGCGGGGCGGATCCGATCGAAACCCGCCGCGGCCTTCCGGGGGATCCGGATGACAGCCACAGCCGCTATATCGAGGCCGCCATTGGCGGCATCCTCATCGGCTGCCTGTACCTGCCCAACGGCAACCCCGCGCCAGGCCCGAAATTCGAGTACAAGCTCCGCTGGTTCGAGCGCATGACGGCCTATGCATCGGAGCTGCTCGATCTCGATGTGCCGGTGATGCTGATCGGCGATTACAATGTCATGCCGACGGAGCTGGACGTCTACAAGCCCGAGCGATGATGCCCTGTTTCGGCCCGAGGTCCGCAGCGCCTTCCATGCCCTGGTCGCGCAAGGTTGGACCGACGCCCTGCGCGAGCTCCATCCGGGCGTGCGCATCTACACCTTCTGGGACTATTTCCGGAACGCCTGGGGCCGCAACGCCGGCCTGCGACTCGACCATCTGCTGTTGAGCCCGGCTATCGCTGACCGCCTCATCGCGGCGGATGTCGATCGCGCCGTCCGTGGCTGGGAGAAGGCCAGCGATCACGCCCCAGTCTGGATCGAACTCGCCGACATTATCGAGGGCGAAGCATGAATGTCTCCGATCCCTATGAACTGGCGCGTTTCAGGACGGCCCAACACCCCGTCTTCGAGACCGCCCTCGCGGAACTGCGCGCCGGCCGCAAGCAGACGCACTGGATGTGGTTCATCTTCCCGCAATTGCGCGGCCTCGGCCGCTCGCCGACCGCCCAATTTTATGGGATCTCCTCGATCGAGGAAGCCCGCGCCTACCTTGCCGATCCGGTCCTCGGCGAACGCCTGCGGCTCGCCACAGCGTCGACGCTCACCGTCGAGAGCCGCTCGGCACACGCGATCTTCGGCTCGCCCGACGACATGAAATTCCGCTCCTCGATGACGCTGTTCAGCGTAGCGGCGGGAGGGGAGGCCGGTTCTCCATTTCCGCAAGCGCTGGATCGATATTTTGCCGGAGAGGCGGATGCGCAGACTCTGCGTCTCCTTGAGGGTTGAGCCGCATCGGCGCCTCTAAACGGTCCGATCACGCTAGGTACGCGGCGCGGGCGGAACATGTTCCTGTCCGTGGCATTCTTGGGTTCAGGGATGATGTGTCTCCATCCGAGGACGCCGATGGCGAACGACAAGCTCACCACCTACAAGGCCAAGCGCGAGTTCCGCCAGACGCAGGAGCCGAGCGGCCAGGCGAAGGTGACCGCGTCGAATCGCCGGCGCTTCGTGATCCAGAAGCACGATGCCACCCGCCTCCACTACGACCTACGCCTCGAGCTCGACGGGGTTTTCAGATCGTGGGCGGTGACCAAGGGCCCCTCGCTCGATCCGCATGACAAGCGCCTCGCTGTCGAGGTTGAGGACCATCCACTCGACTATGGCGACTTCGAAGGCACGATCCCCAAGGGCCAGTACGGTGGCGGCACCGTCTTGCTGTGGGATCGCGGCTATTGGGAGCCGGAGGGAAGCCAGAGTCCCGAGCAGGCGCTGGTGAAGGGCGATCTCAAGTTCACCCTGGACGGCGAGCGACTCAAGGGCAGCTTCGTGCTGGTTCGGATGGCCAATGACCGTGAGCGCGGTAAGCGCACAAATTGGCTCCTCATCAAGCATCGTGACGAATTCGCCGTTGACGCCAATGGTGCGGCGGTCCTTGAGGAAAACGCCACGTCCGTTGCCTCCGGCCGCACAATGGAAGCGATCGCCGCCGGCAAGGGCCGCAAGCCGAAGCCCTTCATGGCACAGGACGGGAAGGTCGAGGCCGATGCGGTCTGGGACAGCCGCACGGGTCTCGCAGCGCAGGAGCGCAAGGCCGAGGCGCGAGGCAAGAAGAAGCCCGATACGGTGACTGCCGTCGATCTCCCCGATTTCATCGCTCCGCAGCTGTGCGAGACGCTGGATCGCCCGCCCTCGGCGAAAGGCTGGATCCACGAGATCAAGTTCGACGGCTATCGCATCCAGATGTGTGTGCTCGATGGCGAGGTGACGTTGAAGACCCGCAAAGGGCTCGACTGGACCGCCAAATATCCGGCCATCGCGCGCTCGGCCGGCAGGCTGCCGGATGCCATCATCGATGGCGAAATATGTGCGCTGGACGAGAACGGCGCGCCGGACTTCGCGGCCCTCCAAGCGGCGCTATCCGAGGGCAAGACCGACGCGCTGGTCTATTTCGCCTTCGACCTGCTGTTCGATGGTGGCGAGGATCTGCGGGCCCTGCCGCTGACCGAGCGCAAGGCGCGCTTGCAGCAGCTCCTGATCGATGCCGATGATGACCCCCTCCTCCGCTTCGTCGAGCATTTCGAGACCGGCGGCGAAGCGGTCCTTCGCTCCGCCTGCAAGCTGTCGCTGGAAGGCATCGTGTCGAAGCGCGCCGATGCGCCGTACGTGTCCGGTCGGACGGACAGCTGGGCGAAGTCGAAATGCCGCGCGGGACATGAGGTGGTCATCGGTGCCTATGCCACGACGCAGGGCAAATTCCGCTCGCTTCTCGTCGGCATCCATCGTGGCGACAGCTTCGTCTATGTTGGGCGGGTCGGAACGGGTTACGGCGCCGAAAAAGTGAAGACGCTCCTGCCGAAGCTGAAGGAGATGGAGGCGGCGGCGTCGCCCTTCACCGGAATCGGCGCGCCGAAGAAGGAGGCCGGCGTCGTCTGGCTGAAGC
The sequence above is a segment of the Ancylobacter polymorphus genome. Coding sequences within it:
- the dinB gene encoding DNA polymerase IV, whose protein sequence is MAVGGSTAEAAPRSYRKIIHVDMDAFYASVEQRDNPELRGKPVAVGGSAARGVVAAASYEARAFGVRSALPSITAKRKCPELIFVTPRFEVYRAVSAQIREIFAEHTDLIEPLSLDEAYLDVTENHQHIPVATTIAELIREKIKSVTGLNASAGISYNKFLAKMASDQNKPNGQFVITPRQGPAFVEALPIKKFHGVGPATAAKMQRLGIETGADLKTKPLAFLQQNFGKAGSWYYRIARAIDERPVEPDRPRKSVGAEDTFATDVFELDAARAELVPLIAKVWRHCEANGIRGRTVTLKVKYADFQQITRSRTVGGPISASADIEALAVSLLAPLFPVAKGIRLIGITVSSLDRLPDQAEIEVQLPLL
- a CDS encoding SOS response-associated peptidase, which codes for MCNLYNVTTTRDAVLQFTKAFRDKAGWNEASFDVYPNTLAPIVRVGEDGQREIVRATWGMPTPPGYLKGKNYDPGVTNIRDVSSSWWRRWLGPTSRCVVPFTSFAEPDPASQVPGARVPNAWFAQNPDRPLMFFAGFWTPWKGVKKVRDGEREFELYGFLTTSPNDIVKPIHFKAMPAILTTHEEVDLWLTGSWEEVKHLQRPLPGNMLVVVEPPVKEPKEDMLL
- a CDS encoding ImuA family protein; this translates as MPKPAVSSIAELRERIQRLEGGAGRGRKVLPFGLPQIDRRLPGGGLALGCLHEVAGGGNGAVDGAAAALFAAGVAARVRGKVLWCVTRQDLFAPALAQAGLLPGRVIFVEAGDEKALLACMEEGLRHGGLGAVVGEVARLSMTASRRLQLAAEGSGTIGIAVRRWRRAAEVADFGQPTASVTRWRVSVLPSEPLPVPGVGRPRWLLELIRCRAGESADFEVESCDAQGRIALFSEMADGSPQTEIGRRRAAL
- a CDS encoding Y-family DNA polymerase; this translates as MHRVVSLYFPRWPTDRLRRKSGDAAPPSEAPLVLIGREGRRRVVLAADLAALRAGLRMGMPVTKAQALVPGLVVMDADPRADADGLARLALWALQRISPIVAADPPDGLVIDTTGADHLHGGEAAMLTSMVQRFAASGVEARAALADSWGAAHACARFSGRPALVIPPGESEAALSDLPIAALRLDCGIVADLRTLGFERIGELASQPRAPLALRFGPEIGRRLDQALGIAAEPIDPIRAPDLVEVRRAYPEPIGAAETIARYVSKLVTELCEQLEARGLGAKRLDLLFHRVDNTRQAIRVGTALPVRDVRRLTRLLTDQIEKVDPGFGIEVMTLAATLAEPLVAKQAISSLVEEPEADVSDLVDTLANRVGERSLYRFAPVASDVPERSVTRVPALAPEDDATWHGDWPRPPRLLPRPEPIETLALLPDHPPVWFTWRGIRRRVRRADGPERLFEEWWKRDAELSAVRDYFRVEDHGGERFWIFRAGDGEDPETGSHRWFLHGIFG
- a CDS encoding error-prone DNA polymerase; this encodes MTGPRYAELQATSHFSFLRGASSCEELFEQAKMLDIEALGIVDRNSLAGIVRAHQAAKEAGIRLIVGCRLDLVCGISVLVYPTDRDAYARLCRLLSLGKKRGGKAKCRLEWADLAAYGDGFIAVLVPDEADETCALRLRRLREAFADRAFLALTLRRRPNDQLRLWQLSNMAAAARVPIVVTNDVLFHEPGRRILQDVVAAIRHNATIDELGFRRERHADRHLKAPAEMHRLFPRYPEALARTIEIMERCRFSLDELAYQYPEEKLFPDLTPQQALETLTWEGAAQRYPEGLPGKVRRNLEHELRLIEKLEYAPYFLTVNSIVRFARSRGILCQGRGSAANSAVCYVLGVTSIDPDRNDLLFERFVSEERREPPDIDVDFEHERREEVIQWVYETYGRDRAALCSTVIRYRGKGAIRDVGKALGLPEDLTKTLSSQVWGWSEGVEQKHAEGLNLNMGDRRLRLALELAHQLVGTPRHLSQHPGGFVLTRDRLDELVPIEPAAMVDRQVVEWDKDDIDILKFMKVDVLALGMLSCMRRGFDLLSEHKGIELDLATIPPEDPRTYAMIRRADTLGTFQIESRAQMAMLPRIRPRTFYDLVIEVAIVRPGPIQGDMVHPYLRRREGKEDVVYPKPELEAVLGKTLGVPLFQEQAMRVAIECAGFTPGEADQLRRAMATFKHTGGVSKFGEKLIGGMVTHGYERDFAERTFRQLEGFGSYGFPESHAASFALIAYASSWLKCWHPDVFCAALLNAQPMGFYAPAQIVRDATAHGVEVRPVCVNTSRWDCTLEPRDADDGCFAVRLGLRMVKGLGNAEAARLVSCRTDQPFLSVDDLWRRARIPSAALVELAEADAFRPALGLARREALWAIKALRDEPLPLFAAAAVREASPVPEQDEQVVALRPMAAGGEVVEDYGHVGLTLRDHPVSFLRKDLARRRIITCAEAMASRDRRWVEVAGLVLVRQRPGSAKGVMFITLEDETAVANLVVWQKVFETHRRIVLGAGMIGVRGRIQREGEVVHLVAHNLTDLSAELASVGTRDGSFPLSHGRGDEFHHGSPTPDPRGLSKGPRPRDIVDPYGHIDEIRVKTRDFR
- a CDS encoding DUF1810 domain-containing protein, which codes for MNVSDPYELARFRTAQHPVFETALAELRAGRKQTHWMWFIFPQLRGLGRSPTAQFYGISSIEEARAYLADPVLGERLRLATASTLTVESRSAHAIFGSPDDMKFRSSMTLFSVAAGGEAGSPFPQALDRYFAGEADAQTLRLLEG